The Pirellulimonas nuda genome includes a region encoding these proteins:
- the pduL gene encoding phosphate propanoyltransferase, protein MPVAIPPSSQIEDIVRRIVRQQLAGPSGPPAAAGASAGEPKLVVSISARHVHLTDADVETLFGPGRKLTPHKDLYQDGFYAAEETVMVIGPRRRMLPNVRVLGPTRDYSQVELAFTDGISLGIDLPVRASGKIDGTPGCVLAGPAGVVELKQGVIRAERHVHMNNSDAVRYGVKNGDRMNLKISGPCGMTLEDLLVRADATSKLEVHIDTDEGNACDLDHATKVELVKQEPCKCHDH, encoded by the coding sequence ATGCCTGTCGCTATCCCACCAAGCTCGCAGATCGAGGACATCGTCCGCCGCATCGTGCGTCAGCAGCTCGCGGGCCCCAGCGGCCCGCCCGCCGCTGCCGGCGCCTCGGCGGGCGAGCCGAAGCTGGTCGTCAGCATCTCTGCCCGGCACGTGCACCTGACCGACGCCGACGTCGAGACGCTGTTCGGCCCGGGCCGGAAGCTCACGCCGCACAAAGACCTCTACCAGGACGGCTTCTACGCGGCCGAAGAGACCGTGATGGTGATCGGCCCGCGGCGGCGGATGCTGCCCAACGTGCGGGTCCTGGGCCCCACGCGCGACTACAGCCAGGTGGAGCTGGCGTTCACCGACGGCATCTCGCTGGGCATCGACCTGCCCGTGCGGGCCAGCGGCAAGATCGACGGCACGCCCGGCTGCGTGCTGGCGGGCCCCGCCGGCGTGGTTGAGCTCAAGCAGGGGGTGATCCGCGCAGAGCGGCACGTCCACATGAACAACTCGGACGCGGTGCGTTACGGCGTCAAGAACGGCGACCGCATGAACCTCAAGATCAGCGGCCCTTGCGGTATGACGCTGGAAGACCTGCTGGTGCGTGCCGACGCCACCAGCAAGCTGGAGGTGCACATCGACACCGACGAAGGCAACGCCTGCGACCTCGACCACGCGACCAAGGTCGAGCTCGTCAAGCAAGAGCCCTGCAAGTGCCACGATCATTAA
- a CDS encoding DeoR/GlpR family DNA-binding transcription regulator produces the protein MELQPKIMVDQRRSRVLGIVQRRGFASLPDLAVELGVSESTVRRDLAHLEREGAAKRTHGGAFFTGAAGASLTTHQVSRQEQKQAIARVAAGLIGDRETVLLDGGSTTYELGQQLLGRTLQVVTNSLPMASLLAGASGIDLVVLGGYVHGPSGALHGEFADRMLEGVRVGKAVIGAGGINAQGLHNDNQLIVGTQRAMMRAAEEVIVVADSSKFGRASLASLCPLSQINRLVTDDELDDKWREVLADAGIEVHLASTPKP, from the coding sequence ATGGAGCTACAGCCGAAAATCATGGTAGATCAGCGGCGATCGCGGGTGCTAGGAATCGTTCAACGCAGGGGGTTTGCTTCGCTGCCAGACCTAGCGGTCGAGCTGGGGGTGTCGGAATCGACCGTCCGCCGCGACTTGGCCCACCTGGAACGCGAAGGCGCCGCGAAGCGGACCCACGGCGGAGCGTTCTTCACCGGCGCCGCTGGGGCGTCGCTGACGACGCACCAGGTGTCCCGGCAAGAACAAAAACAAGCGATCGCCCGGGTAGCCGCGGGGCTGATCGGCGATCGAGAGACGGTGCTGCTGGATGGCGGCAGCACGACCTATGAATTAGGACAGCAACTGCTGGGTCGGACCCTGCAGGTAGTGACCAACTCGCTGCCGATGGCGAGCCTGCTGGCGGGCGCCAGCGGGATCGACCTGGTGGTGCTGGGGGGCTACGTGCACGGCCCGTCGGGCGCGCTGCACGGCGAGTTCGCCGACCGGATGCTGGAAGGGGTCCGCGTCGGGAAGGCGGTAATCGGGGCCGGCGGGATCAACGCCCAGGGGCTCCACAACGACAACCAACTGATCGTCGGCACCCAGCGGGCGATGATGCGTGCGGCAGAGGAAGTGATCGTGGTGGCTGACAGCAGCAAATTCGGCCGTGCTAGCCTGGCGTCGCTTTGCCCCCTCTCACAGATCAACCGACTGGTGACCGACGACGAGCTCGACGACAAGTGGCGGGAGGTGCTGGCCGACGCCGGCATCGAGGTCCATCTGGCCAGCACGCCAAAGCCGTGA
- a CDS encoding PIG-L family deacetylase has translation MTQESSKLDVIAVGAHPDDVEIGCGGLLAKLVEQGHRVGIVDLTDGEPTPGSPGPEVRLAEARRAAELLGVHERVTLPLPNRRLFDTHENRLELAKVFRRLRPRLVLAIGERTPMASPDHWQAMQLTDAAVFYSRLCKWDDQFDGMPVHRIDAQLYYSLAFYTIGPPDRGNYFVADITSTFEQKLASILAYQTQFPPEKQGIIERVTAMATYFGQSAGFERGEVLSSPRTLGVRDLMGNLFG, from the coding sequence ATGACGCAAGAATCAAGCAAACTCGACGTGATTGCCGTTGGCGCTCATCCAGACGATGTCGAGATCGGCTGCGGGGGGCTGCTGGCGAAGCTGGTCGAGCAGGGGCATCGGGTCGGCATTGTCGACCTGACCGACGGCGAACCCACGCCCGGCTCGCCCGGCCCCGAGGTGCGGCTGGCCGAGGCCCGGCGGGCGGCCGAGCTGCTGGGGGTGCACGAGCGCGTGACGCTGCCGCTGCCCAACCGGCGGTTGTTCGATACGCACGAAAACCGGCTGGAATTGGCCAAAGTGTTCCGGCGGCTCCGCCCCCGGCTGGTGCTGGCCATCGGCGAGCGGACCCCGATGGCCTCCCCCGACCACTGGCAGGCGATGCAGCTCACCGACGCGGCCGTGTTCTACTCGCGGCTCTGCAAATGGGACGACCAGTTCGACGGCATGCCGGTGCACCGCATCGACGCCCAGCTCTACTACTCGCTGGCCTTTTACACGATCGGCCCCCCCGACCGGGGTAATTACTTCGTGGCGGACATCACCTCTACGTTCGAGCAGAAGCTGGCGTCCATCTTGGCCTATCAGACGCAGTTCCCGCCGGAAAAGCAGGGGATTATCGAGCGCGTCACCGCCATGGCGACCTACTTTGGCCAATCGGCCGGCTTCGAGCGGGGCGAGGTCCTCTCGAGCCCGCGGACCCTCGGCGTCCGTGACCTGATGGGCAACCTGTTCGGGTAA